The genomic window CGTGTTGCTGCTAGAACTGGAGAACCATGGCTGCTGTGAACTACTGGACTGTTGTGGGAGGTCTACTGCTGCCACTTCTGAACACTACTATTGATTCTGATGTCAGGAACGTGATCTACAATTGGATCGTCCTGAGAGATCTATTGTTGCTACTGGTATTCTTCCAAGAAACAAACAGATGATGTGTTTGTTTTACTGATGCTACAAGATTTTGTTGCTGCAAATTAAGAAGGATGATAGTGCGTGGGGTTATTCTCCTTCAAGCTGTTGCTGGCTTGTTTTTGAGAGGTCTGTCAAAGACACTACTGCTTCGTGAGCGCCTTGTTTTTTTCCTCCACAGCAGCTATTATTAGACTCACAAATCCTACACTTGTATCTTTATCCAACTAAGAAGAGAAGTAAAGGAATGCTTGGCAAATCATCAAAGCTTATACAGATCAGGGCATTTCATGACGAAAATCATGTTTTGCTTTTTTAGTGTTTCCAAAATAAACTATACCTAAACCGTATAGGGAAATGGATGCCAGGCATGTCATGTAGTCATACTTCACCCCTGCCATCACGTTCAAAATTcagaaattgagtttcaaattCCCTATCATATTGAACTTGAGTTTCACTTTCAAGGCCAAACATTCTGCAGTGAAATCAActtcaaaattaacaaattcatgaaaaaaatgtattttattagaTGTTTCGGCATAGAAAGAGAGGcttactcaaaaaaaaaaagctcgcTACTCCAATAATATATTCAAAAGGTAAAGAGTGTtacaacaaaattagaaaagagaagGACCGGTCTCCTTTATCATACAAGTCCTTAAGGCCAAGCCAGCTGGTCTACACAAAACCTAGGCTCCTGCACTTGATCTTCAATCCCTGACTCATACTTGTTGCTATCCTTTGGCAATGGTTTCTGATTAGCAGTGGAAGACATAGCAGCAGCACAAGAAGTGgtaaaggaagaagaagctaACGTGGACACAAAAGCCCGGTTTGTGTTTTGAGGACGAACAAGTTGTGACAACAAAAGCACAAGAGAAGCCATGGAACAATAAgcaaagatttttctttttggtaagGAAACGAATTCTGGGAATGAAGGTTTCATGGGTTTGTCACGTATTTTATACAACGATGAAACAACGTAGCCCCCTGGTTTTGGCCAGTCGTAACAGGCGTGTCTCTGTTTTAAAAACCGGGTATGGTTTCTGTGGATGGTTTTGCTTTTTGCCTCCACTCAAGGCTTTGAATAATGGGTCGGTTTCCAGTAAACCACAGAAGAAGTTTCTAATGTGTCCAAAACCATGGGCCTTCTAGTCCTCTGATAGTTGCTGTTTTGGAGTTTCGCATCATTGCTTGTGTCAGGTTCGCATTCACAGGTTCAGGGTCGAGCTGACACATAAGGCAATCTGCTTGGCCCAATAGTTGCCTTCGATTCGGGCAACAACGATGAAGTTTTAAGGAAAAATGGGTCTAACATGAAAAACTAGAGCAGGGTTGACCTAAATGGGATGGTTTGTCATCTTTAAAAGGCGTTTAATTACTATATGTAGAGATAAAAGTGATCTAACATAGAAGCCGAGATCCAATAAAAGATGGAGATGAAGTTGCTTTTGGTTATGTGtataaattagaataaatttctttatattttgttttgtaatatttaaaataataaataatatcattattttttactttagctTATAAcaagcattattattattattattgaactaacttcaaatgaaaatttcttcactcatcaaaatcatgttaaaaaaattataatcatcataaaaaaaagataattcactgtaaaaaaatgaaattataatttattcagtcattaaattatttcttgaaatattttaataataaaattaaactagcataaatttaaaatataaaatagttgaaaatgaaagataatAATTTCTTCACAAATGcatatttttgttatctttcaATCCCCACCTCTTCATCattaaatctaattattttaatagcaTGATcagtttttattatatcaatttctctatattatatgtgttttgattattatatcaatttctcaataataatattcattatctttcataatattaaaaaaactcactcattggataaaaacaaattcttcttataatttttaatctaaattcttctttaattaattgattttactcaattcataaaaaaactaatttactaATAgactcattttttaattattataaattattaaattgtataaaataatttatttattatttattgttttgatttttttcatatcgatattatgaaataaaaaaatcaattttttaatgcaattacattcttaataaatattttttttaaatatatatatgaaaatgaatacaaaaaaaagaaacccagaCACTTGGGCTTGAATATTGCCCCATTGTCTAGGCTGGAAAAAATTAACACACGAGTCATTCATCATTTTCATTGTGTTTTTCCGTCTCTCCTTGATTTATGGATTTCATTATCGGGTTTTAATCAACTTATCAATCatctatgaaaatattaatgtttggcattatttttcataatttaatgaTCGATGGTGTTGAAttaggttttctaaaaaaaatgtagaaaacCACGAGAAAAATTGTTTCTATACGAACCTCTAATTAGTTATAGGCTGTAACGTTGTAATTGTTCGTTTATTTACTCAGAGAAAGTATGAACTCCCATcaacaatcaatcaaaaaaggtcacaaaaagaaagaaagaaagaaaagagaaaaggagaaagaaagagtaTCTGCTTAGGGAACTGATGAACATGGAAGCAAGCAATTTACCATCACAGCTTGCTTCCTATGACCTATGTTGCAAAGGGTAAAGACAATCGAGCAGAGTGAAACCTAGCAAGTGGTGGCTTGTTCATCACAGCTGGCCTACTTCCCACATGCCTCACTGTGGAGCTTGCTACTCTTTGTCCCTCTTCAGGCACACATTTCACCGGATGTGGCCCTACACTAACCGCCTTCTCGCACCGACAACTCATCAACAACGCTCCATTCCCTCCTCTGTTCTTCCCACCGCCGCTATTCTTTTCATCCTCGCGGCCACGCATCATTGCCGTTTCATCAACTTCTGATGCACTGACTGAGAAGTTAGTAACACTTCCTCTGTCAAACCCTTCTGCTGTTGTCACACTCCAGTCTATGCTAGCCTCGCTTGGCGCATAACATTCTGTTGGTGCAATTGATGGTGTTCTAGGTTCATCAAGACTTCGTCTACAATACAAATCCCCTCCATTTGTTGCAGCTAATCGCCTTGTGTTAAAGCTAGGAGCATCATCAAGGGAATCGCGATGATTAGGATACATTGCATATGATGTTGTCTGAGTTGAGAAACTCTCAATCTCGAACAAGTCTGAACTTGCATCACTTGCCATATCGTCGTCCATGACTGTGAAGCTTTGACGTCGCTGAAGATCAGAAGTTGACTTTGTTGGAATAGGACCTTCAGCTGGCCGAAAAACTTCCAACGACTCGCGCGGTGGATCCTCAAGAGGAGGGTTATATGTAGTTGATGGCAACACCAGTTTCATGGGAGGTGGGGTTTGGCTCAGTATAGGAAAACTGAACCCAGCAGTAGTATCAGTACTAAATGGTCTTGCCGAGGCCACTACACGTTGGTGGCTTAAGCCTGAAGGAAATCGGCTGTTGTCTGCCAAGATTCGATGAGTATTAGGAATCGCATCACGCCTTTCGAGCTTGCCATCTGCCGACATTCTATGAGAACTGGGGATTACTTCACGTCTTTCGAGCCAGTCCGGTGTAGCCGAACTTTTTTCAATAGGATTTTCTACAGGGGTAGGAATCTGAATCTGCTTTTTGAGATCCACAGAGAGTCCTTTAGTGTGACTTATCCGTGATAGGGTTCTTGGTTCTGATAGCTTTTCCTCGATTTGAACAGATTTCTTACCTGAACATGGACATTTTCTCCTAAGAAGCCATTTTGTACCAGACCCTTTTCTCTTGTCATCATTTCGAGGTGGGTTTCGCATAGAGACAGCGATAGCACCTGGTGGATTAGACAATAA from Populus trichocarpa isolate Nisqually-1 chromosome 5, P.trichocarpa_v4.1, whole genome shotgun sequence includes these protein-coding regions:
- the LOC7456298 gene encoding protein PHYTOCHROME KINASE SUBSTRATE 4 is translated as MERSKVMKTITAGNIAPQPIFGIIESTHPCISYPQKSTVRDASFSSYLRPMPEQITQVDDSEISIFDAQKYFNESGGDTKLSRRVSPVNAKLERVSERYDFSSLPRLSSASSSVDGYGRNYRARSFHATPTASSEASWNSQAGLLSNPPGAIAVSMRNPPRNDDKRKGSGTKWLLRRKCPCSGKKSVQIEEKLSEPRTLSRISHTKGLSVDLKKQIQIPTPVENPIEKSSATPDWLERREVIPSSHRMSADGKLERRDAIPNTHRILADNSRFPSGLSHQRVVASARPFSTDTTAGFSFPILSQTPPPMKLVLPSTTYNPPLEDPPRESLEVFRPAEGPIPTKSTSDLQRRQSFTVMDDDMASDASSDLFEIESFSTQTTSYAMYPNHRDSLDDAPSFNTRRLAATNGGDLYCRRSLDEPRTPSIAPTECYAPSEASIDWSVTTAEGFDRGSVTNFSVSASEVDETAMMRGREDEKNSGGGKNRGGNGALLMSCRCEKAVSVGPHPVKCVPEEGQRVASSTVRHVGSRPAVMNKPPLARFHSARLSLPFAT